Proteins from a single region of Xenopus laevis strain J_2021 chromosome 9_10S, Xenopus_laevis_v10.1, whole genome shotgun sequence:
- the xlcgf66.1.L gene encoding gastrula zinc finger protein XlCGF66.1, with the protein MGMWEEASDTGMKKKKKDKNEEEEERGKKERMVNLTLEMIYLLTGEHYIPRKKSDDGGALHAPGSVIQKENNKNDKKILELMSNIIQLLTGEVAIRTHHVSIYFSLDEWDYIKGNKDLYEEGIKEEPQQLHPLAVCEYKDESNVTAHMEATLGCNNDGNLTKMSPVEQSPPANGIKEEVASCEEINQSDCSINPFTEQIQGTDTPTPIMGCSHFKTKVNKYDINSYWSPDESGITKSTLHSKDSCNEGHKHLSHKNDYNKHQNPHKRQKSFSCSKCGKCFSNLTSLHCHQKTHKGKKLSCLKCGKCFATSSKLIIHQRQTHMDEKHFSCSECRICFSKQSTLARHQITHTEEKPLASSECGKCFATSSQLIAHQQQVHMEVKPFSCTKCGKCFSYRSLLVRHQRTHTGVKPYSCSECGKCFASSSHLIGHRQQVHMEVKPFSCSECGKYFLYQSQLVRHQRTHTGEKPYSCSECGKCFATSLQLMAHQQQVHIEVKPFSCSECGKYFLYRAHLVRHQRTHTGEKPDFCFECGKCFATSLQLIAHQQQVHMEVKQFSCSECGKSFLYRSHLVRHQRTHTGVKPYSCSECGKCFATSSQLIGHQQQVHIEVKPFSCTECGKCFLYRSQLVRHQRTHTGEKPYSCSECGKCFANSSQLIGHRQQVHMEVKPFSCSECGKCFLYRAHLVRHQRTHTGEKPFPCSECGKCFASSSQLIGHRQQVHMGVKPFSCSECGKCFLYQSQLVRHQRTHTGEKPFPCSECGKCFTNQSSLTRHQMTHTGEKPCS; encoded by the exons atgggaatgtgggaggaagcgagtgacacagggatgaagaagaagaagaaggataaaaatgaggaggaggaggagcgggggaagaaggagagaatggtgaatctgacactggagatgatctatctgctgactggagag cactacatccctaggaagaagtcagatgatgggggggccctgcatgcccctggctccgtcatacagaaggaaaataacaagaatgacaagaagatcctggaactcatgtccaacatcatccagctgctgactggagag gttgccataaggactcatcatgtttccatctatttttccttggacgagtgggactatataaaaggaaacaaggacctTTATGAGGAAGGGATAAAGGAGGAGCCACAGCAGCTCCACCCACTGG CAGTctgtgaatataaagatgagagcAATGTTACAGCACATATGGAAGCAACATTAGGCTGTAATAATGATGGAAATCTCACTAAAATGTCTCCAGTGGAACAGTCTCCACCAGCCAATGGGATTAAAGAGGAAGTGGCTTCATGTGAAGAGataaaccaatcagattgcagcattaatccatttacggaacagatacagggaacagatacacctactcctatcatgggatgcagCCACTTTAAAACGAAGGttaataaatatgatataaattcaTATTGGTCCCCAGATGAATCTGGCATAACAAAAAGTACATTACACAGTAAAGACAGCTGCAATGAGGGCCATAAACATCTTAGCCATAAGAATGATTATAATAAACATCAAAATCCCCACAAAAGACAGAAATCTTTTTCTTGTTctaaatgtgggaaatgtttctcAAATCTAACTTCCCTTCATTGCCATCAAAAGACTCACAAGGGAAAGAAACTTTCTTGTTtgaaatgtgggaaatgttttgccaccTCATCAAAACTTATTATTCATCAACGACAAACCCATATGGACGAAAAGCatttttcttgttctgaatgtaggatatgtttttcaaagcaaTCTACCCTTGCTCGTCATCAAATTACTCACACAGAAGAGAAACCATTAGCGtcttctgaatgtgggaaatgttttgccactTCATCACAACTTATTGCCCATCAACAACAAGTCCACATGGAGGTAAAACCATTTTCCTGTACTAAGTGTGGCAAATGTTTTTCATATCGATCTCTTCTTGTTCGTCATCAAAGGACTCACACAGGAGTGAAACCTTATTCTTGTTCtgagtgtgggaaatgttttgcctcTTCATCACATCTTATTGGCCATCGACAACAAGTCCACATGGAGGTAAAACCTTTCTCCTGTTCTGAgtgtgggaaatattttttatatcaatCTCAGCTGGTTCGTCATCAAAggactcacacaggagagaaaccttattcttgttctgagtgtgggaaatgttttgccactTCATTACAACTTATGGCCCATCAACAACAAGTCCACATAGAGGTAAAACCTTTTTCCTGTTCTGAgtgtgggaaatattttttatatcgAGCTCATCTTGTTCGTCATCAAAggactcacacaggagagaaacctgatttttgttttgaatgtgggaaatgttttgccactTCATTGCAACTTATTGCCCATCAACAACAAGTCCACATGGAGGTAAAACAATTTTCCTGTTCTGAGTGTGGCAAAAGTTTTTTATATCGATCTCATCTTGTTCGTCATCAAAGGACTCACACAGGAGTGAAACCTTATTCTTGTTCtgagtgtgggaaatgttttgccactTCATCACAACTTATTGGCCATCAACAACAAGTCCACATAGAGGTAAAACCTTTTTCCTGTACtgagtgtgggaa atgttttttatatcGATCTCAGCTTGTTCGTCATCAAAggactcacacaggagagaaaccttattcttgttctgagtgtgggaaatgttttgccaatTCATCACAACTTATTGGCCATCGACAACAAGTCCACATGGAGGTAAAACCTTTTTCCTGTTCtgagtgtgggaaatgttttttatatcGAGCTCATCTTGTTCGTCATCAAAggactcacacaggagagaaaccttttccttgttctgaatgtgggaaatgttttgcctcTTCATCACAACTTATTGGCCATCGACAACAAGTCCACATGGGGGTAAAACCTTTTTCCTGTTCtgagtgtgggaaatgttttttatatcAATCTCAGCTGGTTCGTCATCAAAggactcacacaggagagaaaccttttccttgttctgaatgtgggaaatgttttacaaaTCAATCTAGCCTTACTCGTCATCAAATGACTCACACCGGAGAGAAACCTTGTTcataa